In Fusarium fujikuroi IMI 58289 draft genome, chromosome FFUJ_chr08, one genomic interval encodes:
- a CDS encoding probable acyl-CoA dehydrogenase, translating into MAPQIPLAEPSWLRDLPSPFYKESHFRFQRACRAFISENLHKHAIEWERNGDVPEDLFATFVKGNFVLPALPAPLPVKWLRQLGINEMPGGVALEEWDTLHCMIYSDEMNRSGLSGPSGSISAGMAYGVPPLIHYADKQLQERLLPDLLLGKIRSCIAVTEPDAGSDVANITTTAKLSECGKYYIVDGSKKWITNGIWADYATMAVRTGSQGSGAKGISLMAVPLANTEGVTRRRMKVGGGVTSGTTYIELDEVKVPRENLIGEEGQGMQYIMRNFNHERMFFGVGITRQARVALSTAFEYCLMREAFGKPLTGQPVVRHRLAKCAAMLESHTAWLELLVYQLSHMDKAEADRQLGGFLALSKANAGMVLDECARCAVLLFGGKGYTRTGQGEIVESTSLLPNLLDLETNMRYLTAIYREVPGARIPGGSEDVLLDLAVRQLIANFQAETRALKAKGKKANL; encoded by the exons ATGGCACCGCAGATTCCGCTGGCAGAGCCGTCTTGGCTTCGCGACCTTCCTTCCCCCTTCTACAAAGAATCTCACTTTCGATTCCAGCGCGCATGCCGTGCCTTCATATCAGAGAACCTCCACAAACATGCAATAGAGTGGGAGAGAAACGGCGACGTACCCGAGGACTTATTTGCCACCTTTGTCAAAGGGAACTTTGTACTCCCTGCTCTCCCTGCTCCTCTGCCGGTTAAATGGCTGAGGCAACTGGGTATCAATGAGATGCCTGGCGGCGTTGCACTTGAAGAATGGGATACTCTTCACTGTATGATTTACTCGGATGAG ATGAATCGCTCCGGATTGTCTGGGCCTAGCGGTTCAATCTCTGCCGGCATGGCCTACGGCGTGCCGCCTCTGATACATTATGCGGATAAGCAGTTGCAAGAGAGACTCCTCCCAGATCTCCTGCTCGGCAAGATACGATCATGCATCGCAGTCACTGAACCCGA CGCAGGTTCTGACGTTGCGAACATTACTACAACCGCCAAGCTGAGTGAGTGCggtaaatactatattgtCGATGGATCCAAGAAATGGATCACCAACGGCATATGGGCTGACTATGCCACTATGGCTGTTCGTACTGGATCACAAGGCTCTGGAGCTAAGGGAATATCCTTGATGGCCGTCCCTTTGGCCAACACAGAAGGCGTGACTCGCCGGAGAATGAAGGTCGGCGGCGGTGTCACCTCTGGTACCACGTATATCGAGCTGGACGAGGTCAAGGTCCCACGTGAGAACCTCATCGGCGAAGAGGGCCAAGGGATGCAGTATATCATGCGCAACTTCAACCATGAACGCATGTTCTTCGGTGTCGGCATCACGAGACAGGCAAGAGTTGCTCTGAGCACGGCCTTTGAGTACTGCCTCATGAGAGAGGCTTTCGGAAAG CCTTTGACCGGCCAGCCCGTAGTCCGCCATAGGCTTGCCAAATGCGCAGCGATGTTGGAATCTCACACGGCATGGCTTGAGTTGCTCGTGTACCAGCTATCACACATGGACAAGGCCGAAGCTGATCGACAACTCGGGGGGTTCCTTGCTCTGAGCAAAGCCAACGCGGGTATGGTCTTGGATGAGTGCGCCCGATGCGCAGTACTGCTCTTTGGCGGCAAGGGCTATACGCGGACTGGACAGGGAGAAATTGTTGAGAGTACGTCATTACTACCTAACCTACTTGATCTCGAGACTAATATGCGCTATTTAACAGCAATCTACCGCGAAGTTCCTGGAGCGAGAATCCCTGGAGGAAGCGAGGATGTGTTGCTGGACCTGGCTGTACGCCAATTAATTGCCAATTTTCAAGCGGAGACTAGAGCTCTGAAGGCCAAGGGGAAGAAAGCTAACCTGTGA